A genomic region of Mus musculus strain C57BL/6J chromosome 7, GRCm38.p6 C57BL/6J contains the following coding sequences:
- the Dmpk gene encoding myotonin-protein kinase isoform X1, giving the protein MSAEVRLRQLQQLVLDPGFLGLEPLLDLLLGVHQELGASHLAQDKYVADFLQWVEPIAARLKEVRLQRDDFEILKVIGRGAFSEVAVVKMKQTGQVYAMKIMNKWDMLKRGEVSCFREERDVLVKGDRRWITQLHFAFQDENYLYLVMEYYVGGDLLTLLSKFGERIPAEMARFYLAEIVMAIDSVHRLGYVHRDIKPDNILLDRCGHIRLADFGSCLKLQPDGMVRSLVAVGTPDYLSPEILQAVGGGPGAGSYGPECDWWALGVFAYEMFYGQTPFYADSTAETYAKIVHYREHLSLPLADTVVPEEAQDLIRGLLCPAEIRLGRGGAGDFQKHPFFFGLDWEGLRDSVPPFTPDFEGATDTCNFDVVEDRLTAMVSGGGETLSDMQEDMPLGVRLPFVGYSYCCMAFRDNQVPDPTPMELEALQLPVSDLQGLDLQPPVSPPDQVAEEADLVAVPAPVAEAETTVTLQQLQEALEEEVLTRQSLSRELEAIRTANQNFSSQLQEAEVRNRDLEAHVRQLQERMEMLQAPGAAAITGVPSPRATDPPSHIPALPLALLLGSDRVTCPFSLQLDGPPAVAVGQCPLVGPGPMHRRHLLLPARIPRPGLSEARCLLLFAAALAAAATLGCTGLVAYTGGLTPVWCFPGATFAP; this is encoded by the exons ATGTCAGCCGAAGTGCGGCTGAGGCAGCTCCAGCAGCTGGTGCTGGACCCAGGCTTCCTGGGACTGGAGCCCCTGCTCGACCTTCTCCTGGGCGTCCACCAGGAGCTGGGTGCCTCTCACCTAGCCCAGGACAAGTATGTGGCCGACTTCTTGCAGTGGG tgGAGCCCATTGCAGCAAGGCTTAAGGAGGTCCGACTGCAGAGGGATGATTTTGAGATTTTGAAGGTGATCGGGCGTGGGGCGTTCAGCGAG GTAGCGGTGGTGAAGATGAAACAGACGGGCCAAGTGTATGCCATGAAGATTATGAATAAGTGGGACATGCTGAAGAGAGGCGAG GTGTCGTGCTTCCGGGAAGAAAGGGATGTATTAGTGAAAGGGGACCGGCGCTGGATCACACAGCTGCACTTTGCCTTCCAGGATGAGAACTACCTG TACCTGGTCATGGAATACTACGTGGGCGGGGACCTGCTAACGCTGCTGAGCAAGTTTGGGGAGCGGATCCCCGCCGAGATGGCTCGCTTCTACCTGGCCGAGATTGTCATGGCCATAGACTCCGTGCACCGGCTGGGCTACGTGCACAG GGACATCAAACCAGATAACATTCTGCTGGACCGATGTGGGCACATTCGCCTGGCAGACTTCGGCTCCTGCCTCAAACTGCAGCCTGATGGAATG GTGAGGTCGCTGGTGGCTGTGGGCACCCCGGActacctgtctcctgagattctGCAGGCCGTTGGTGGAGGGCCTGGGGCAGGCAGCTACGGGCCAGAGTGTGACTGGTGGGCACTGGGCGTGTTCGCCTATGAGATGTTCTATGGGCAGACCCCCTTCTACGCGGACTCCACAGCCGAGACATATGCCAAGATTGTGCACTACAGG GAACACTTGTCGCTGCCGCTGGCAGACACAGTTGTCCCCGAGGAAGCTCAGGACCTCATTCGTGGGCTGCTGTGTCCTGCTGAGATAAGGCTAGGTCGAGGTGGGGCAGGTGATTTCCAGAAACATCCTTTCTTCTTTGGCCTTGATTGGGAGGGTCTCCGAGACAGTGTACCCCCCTTTACACCAGACTTCGAGGGTGCCACGGACACATGCAATTTCGATGTGGTGGAGGACCGGCTCACTGCCATGGTGAGCGGGGGCGGG GAGACGCTGTCAGACATGCAGGAAGACATGCCCCTTGGGGTGCGCCTGCCCTTCGTGGGCTACTCCTACTGCTGCATGGCCTTCAG agACAATCAGGTCCCGGACCCCACCCCTATGGAACTAGAGGCCCTGCAGTTGCCTGTGTCAGACTTGCAAGGGCTTGACTTGCAGCCCCCAGTGTCCCCACCGGATCAAGTG GCTGAAGAGGCTGACCTAGTGGCTGTCCCTGCCCCTGTGGCTGAGGCAGAGACCACGGTAACGCTGCAGCAGCTCCAGGAAGCCCTGGAAGAAGAGGTTCTCACCCGGCAGAGCCTGAGCCGCGAGCTGGAGGCCATCCGGACCGCCAACCAGAACTTCTCCAG CCAACTACAGGAGGCCGAGGTCCGAAACCGAGACCTGGAGGCGCATGTTCGGCAGCTACAGGAACGGATGGAGATGCTGCAGGCCCCAGGAGCCGCAG cCATCACGGGGGTCCCCAGTCCCCGGGCCACGGATCCACCTTCCCAT ATTCCCGCACTGCCTCTCGCCCTGCTGCTGGGCTCCGATCGGGTCAcctgtcccttctctctccagCTAGATGGCCCCCCGGCCGTGGCTGTGGGCCAGTGCCCGCTGGTGGGGCCAGGCCCCATGCACCGCCGTCACCTGCTGCTCCCTGCCAGG ATCCCTAGGCCTGGCCTATCCGAGGCGCGTTGCCTGCTCCTGTTCGCCGCTGCTCTGGCTGCTGCCGCCACACTGGGCTGCACTGGGTTGGTGGCCTATACCGGCGGTCTCACCCCAGTCTGGTGTTTCCCGGGAGCCACCTTCGCCCCCTGA
- the Dmpk gene encoding myotonin-protein kinase isoform 1 (isoform 1 is encoded by transcript variant 1), which produces MSAEVRLRQLQQLVLDPGFLGLEPLLDLLLGVHQELGASHLAQDKYVADFLQWVEPIAARLKEVRLQRDDFEILKVIGRGAFSEVAVVKMKQTGQVYAMKIMNKWDMLKRGEVSCFREERDVLVKGDRRWITQLHFAFQDENYLYLVMEYYVGGDLLTLLSKFGERIPAEMARFYLAEIVMAIDSVHRLGYVHRDIKPDNILLDRCGHIRLADFGSCLKLQPDGMVRSLVAVGTPDYLSPEILQAVGGGPGAGSYGPECDWWALGVFAYEMFYGQTPFYADSTAETYAKIVHYREHLSLPLADTVVPEEAQDLIRGLLCPAEIRLGRGGAGDFQKHPFFFGLDWEGLRDSVPPFTPDFEGATDTCNFDVVEDRLTAMVSGGGETLSDMQEDMPLGVRLPFVGYSYCCMAFRDNQVPDPTPMELEALQLPVSDLQGLDLQPPVSPPDQVAEEADLVAVPAPVAEAETTVTLQQLQEALEEEVLTRQSLSRELEAIRTANQNFSSQLQEAEVRNRDLEAHVRQLQERMEMLQAPGAAAITGVPSPRATDPPSHLDGPPAVAVGQCPLVGPGPMHRRHLLLPARIPRPGLSEARCLLLFAAALAAAATLGCTGLVAYTGGLTPVWCFPGATFAP; this is translated from the exons ATGTCAGCCGAAGTGCGGCTGAGGCAGCTCCAGCAGCTGGTGCTGGACCCAGGCTTCCTGGGACTGGAGCCCCTGCTCGACCTTCTCCTGGGCGTCCACCAGGAGCTGGGTGCCTCTCACCTAGCCCAGGACAAGTATGTGGCCGACTTCTTGCAGTGGG tgGAGCCCATTGCAGCAAGGCTTAAGGAGGTCCGACTGCAGAGGGATGATTTTGAGATTTTGAAGGTGATCGGGCGTGGGGCGTTCAGCGAG GTAGCGGTGGTGAAGATGAAACAGACGGGCCAAGTGTATGCCATGAAGATTATGAATAAGTGGGACATGCTGAAGAGAGGCGAG GTGTCGTGCTTCCGGGAAGAAAGGGATGTATTAGTGAAAGGGGACCGGCGCTGGATCACACAGCTGCACTTTGCCTTCCAGGATGAGAACTACCTG TACCTGGTCATGGAATACTACGTGGGCGGGGACCTGCTAACGCTGCTGAGCAAGTTTGGGGAGCGGATCCCCGCCGAGATGGCTCGCTTCTACCTGGCCGAGATTGTCATGGCCATAGACTCCGTGCACCGGCTGGGCTACGTGCACAG GGACATCAAACCAGATAACATTCTGCTGGACCGATGTGGGCACATTCGCCTGGCAGACTTCGGCTCCTGCCTCAAACTGCAGCCTGATGGAATG GTGAGGTCGCTGGTGGCTGTGGGCACCCCGGActacctgtctcctgagattctGCAGGCCGTTGGTGGAGGGCCTGGGGCAGGCAGCTACGGGCCAGAGTGTGACTGGTGGGCACTGGGCGTGTTCGCCTATGAGATGTTCTATGGGCAGACCCCCTTCTACGCGGACTCCACAGCCGAGACATATGCCAAGATTGTGCACTACAGG GAACACTTGTCGCTGCCGCTGGCAGACACAGTTGTCCCCGAGGAAGCTCAGGACCTCATTCGTGGGCTGCTGTGTCCTGCTGAGATAAGGCTAGGTCGAGGTGGGGCAGGTGATTTCCAGAAACATCCTTTCTTCTTTGGCCTTGATTGGGAGGGTCTCCGAGACAGTGTACCCCCCTTTACACCAGACTTCGAGGGTGCCACGGACACATGCAATTTCGATGTGGTGGAGGACCGGCTCACTGCCATGGTGAGCGGGGGCGGG GAGACGCTGTCAGACATGCAGGAAGACATGCCCCTTGGGGTGCGCCTGCCCTTCGTGGGCTACTCCTACTGCTGCATGGCCTTCAG agACAATCAGGTCCCGGACCCCACCCCTATGGAACTAGAGGCCCTGCAGTTGCCTGTGTCAGACTTGCAAGGGCTTGACTTGCAGCCCCCAGTGTCCCCACCGGATCAAGTG GCTGAAGAGGCTGACCTAGTGGCTGTCCCTGCCCCTGTGGCTGAGGCAGAGACCACGGTAACGCTGCAGCAGCTCCAGGAAGCCCTGGAAGAAGAGGTTCTCACCCGGCAGAGCCTGAGCCGCGAGCTGGAGGCCATCCGGACCGCCAACCAGAACTTCTCCAG CCAACTACAGGAGGCCGAGGTCCGAAACCGAGACCTGGAGGCGCATGTTCGGCAGCTACAGGAACGGATGGAGATGCTGCAGGCCCCAGGAGCCGCAG cCATCACGGGGGTCCCCAGTCCCCGGGCCACGGATCCACCTTCCCAT CTAGATGGCCCCCCGGCCGTGGCTGTGGGCCAGTGCCCGCTGGTGGGGCCAGGCCCCATGCACCGCCGTCACCTGCTGCTCCCTGCCAGG ATCCCTAGGCCTGGCCTATCCGAGGCGCGTTGCCTGCTCCTGTTCGCCGCTGCTCTGGCTGCTGCCGCCACACTGGGCTGCACTGGGTTGGTGGCCTATACCGGCGGTCTCACCCCAGTCTGGTGTTTCCCGGGAGCCACCTTCGCCCCCTGA
- the Dmpk gene encoding myotonin-protein kinase isoform 2 (isoform 2 is encoded by transcript variant 2) — protein sequence MSAEVRLRQLQQLVLDPGFLGLEPLLDLLLGVHQELGASHLAQDKYVADFLQWVEPIAARLKEVRLQRDDFEILKVIGRGAFSEVAVVKMKQTGQVYAMKIMNKWDMLKRGEVSCFREERDVLVKGDRRWITQLHFAFQDENYLYLVMEYYVGGDLLTLLSKFGERIPAEMARFYLAEIVMAIDSVHRLGYVHRDIKPDNILLDRCGHIRLADFGSCLKLQPDGMVRSLVAVGTPDYLSPEILQAVGGGPGAGSYGPECDWWALGVFAYEMFYGQTPFYADSTAETYAKIVHYREHLSLPLADTVVPEEAQDLIRGLLCPAEIRLGRGGADFEGATDTCNFDVVEDRLTAMVSGGGETLSDMQEDMPLGVRLPFVGYSYCCMAFRDNQVPDPTPMELEALQLPVSDLQGLDLQPPVSPPDQVAEEADLVAVPAPVAEAETTVTLQQLQEALEEEVLTRQSLSRELEAIRTANQNFSSQLQEAEVRNRDLEAHVRQLQERMEMLQAPGAAAITGVPSPRATDPPSHLDGPPAVAVGQCPLVGPGPMHRRHLLLPARIPRPGLSEARCLLLFAAALAAAATLGCTGLVAYTGGLTPVWCFPGATFAP from the exons ATGTCAGCCGAAGTGCGGCTGAGGCAGCTCCAGCAGCTGGTGCTGGACCCAGGCTTCCTGGGACTGGAGCCCCTGCTCGACCTTCTCCTGGGCGTCCACCAGGAGCTGGGTGCCTCTCACCTAGCCCAGGACAAGTATGTGGCCGACTTCTTGCAGTGGG tgGAGCCCATTGCAGCAAGGCTTAAGGAGGTCCGACTGCAGAGGGATGATTTTGAGATTTTGAAGGTGATCGGGCGTGGGGCGTTCAGCGAG GTAGCGGTGGTGAAGATGAAACAGACGGGCCAAGTGTATGCCATGAAGATTATGAATAAGTGGGACATGCTGAAGAGAGGCGAG GTGTCGTGCTTCCGGGAAGAAAGGGATGTATTAGTGAAAGGGGACCGGCGCTGGATCACACAGCTGCACTTTGCCTTCCAGGATGAGAACTACCTG TACCTGGTCATGGAATACTACGTGGGCGGGGACCTGCTAACGCTGCTGAGCAAGTTTGGGGAGCGGATCCCCGCCGAGATGGCTCGCTTCTACCTGGCCGAGATTGTCATGGCCATAGACTCCGTGCACCGGCTGGGCTACGTGCACAG GGACATCAAACCAGATAACATTCTGCTGGACCGATGTGGGCACATTCGCCTGGCAGACTTCGGCTCCTGCCTCAAACTGCAGCCTGATGGAATG GTGAGGTCGCTGGTGGCTGTGGGCACCCCGGActacctgtctcctgagattctGCAGGCCGTTGGTGGAGGGCCTGGGGCAGGCAGCTACGGGCCAGAGTGTGACTGGTGGGCACTGGGCGTGTTCGCCTATGAGATGTTCTATGGGCAGACCCCCTTCTACGCGGACTCCACAGCCGAGACATATGCCAAGATTGTGCACTACAGG GAACACTTGTCGCTGCCGCTGGCAGACACAGTTGTCCCCGAGGAAGCTCAGGACCTCATTCGTGGGCTGCTGTGTCCTGCTGAGATAAGGCTAGGTCGAGGTGGGGCAG ACTTCGAGGGTGCCACGGACACATGCAATTTCGATGTGGTGGAGGACCGGCTCACTGCCATGGTGAGCGGGGGCGGG GAGACGCTGTCAGACATGCAGGAAGACATGCCCCTTGGGGTGCGCCTGCCCTTCGTGGGCTACTCCTACTGCTGCATGGCCTTCAG agACAATCAGGTCCCGGACCCCACCCCTATGGAACTAGAGGCCCTGCAGTTGCCTGTGTCAGACTTGCAAGGGCTTGACTTGCAGCCCCCAGTGTCCCCACCGGATCAAGTG GCTGAAGAGGCTGACCTAGTGGCTGTCCCTGCCCCTGTGGCTGAGGCAGAGACCACGGTAACGCTGCAGCAGCTCCAGGAAGCCCTGGAAGAAGAGGTTCTCACCCGGCAGAGCCTGAGCCGCGAGCTGGAGGCCATCCGGACCGCCAACCAGAACTTCTCCAG CCAACTACAGGAGGCCGAGGTCCGAAACCGAGACCTGGAGGCGCATGTTCGGCAGCTACAGGAACGGATGGAGATGCTGCAGGCCCCAGGAGCCGCAG cCATCACGGGGGTCCCCAGTCCCCGGGCCACGGATCCACCTTCCCAT CTAGATGGCCCCCCGGCCGTGGCTGTGGGCCAGTGCCCGCTGGTGGGGCCAGGCCCCATGCACCGCCGTCACCTGCTGCTCCCTGCCAGG ATCCCTAGGCCTGGCCTATCCGAGGCGCGTTGCCTGCTCCTGTTCGCCGCTGCTCTGGCTGCTGCCGCCACACTGGGCTGCACTGGGTTGGTGGCCTATACCGGCGGTCTCACCCCAGTCTGGTGTTTCCCGGGAGCCACCTTCGCCCCCTGA
- the Dmpk gene encoding myotonin-protein kinase isoform X2 — translation MSAEVRLRQLQQLVLDPGFLGLEPLLDLLLGVHQELGASHLAQDKYVADFLQWVEPIAARLKEVRLQRDDFEILKVIGRGAFSEVAVVKMKQTGQVYAMKIMNKWDMLKRGEVSCFREERDVLVKGDRRWITQLHFAFQDENYLYLVMEYYVGGDLLTLLSKFGERIPAEMARFYLAEIVMAIDSVHRLGYVHRDIKPDNILLDRCGHIRLADFGSCLKLQPDGMVRSLVAVGTPDYLSPEILQAVGGGPGAGSYGPECDWWALGVFAYEMFYGQTPFYADSTAETYAKIVHYREHLSLPLADTVVPEEAQDLIRGLLCPAEIRLGRGGAGDFQKHPFFFGLDWEGLRDSVPPFTPDFEGATDTCNFDVVEDRLTAMETLSDMQEDMPLGVRLPFVGYSYCCMAFRDNQVPDPTPMELEALQLPVSDLQGLDLQPPVSPPDQVAEEADLVAVPAPVAEAETTVTLQQLQEALEEEVLTRQSLSRELEAIRTANQNFSSQLQEAEVRNRDLEAHVRQLQERMEMLQAPGAAAITGVPSPRATDPPSHIPALPLALLLGSDRVTCPFSLQLDGPPAVAVGQCPLVGPGPMHRRHLLLPARIPRPGLSEARCLLLFAAALAAAATLGCTGLVAYTGGLTPVWCFPGATFAP, via the exons ATGTCAGCCGAAGTGCGGCTGAGGCAGCTCCAGCAGCTGGTGCTGGACCCAGGCTTCCTGGGACTGGAGCCCCTGCTCGACCTTCTCCTGGGCGTCCACCAGGAGCTGGGTGCCTCTCACCTAGCCCAGGACAAGTATGTGGCCGACTTCTTGCAGTGGG tgGAGCCCATTGCAGCAAGGCTTAAGGAGGTCCGACTGCAGAGGGATGATTTTGAGATTTTGAAGGTGATCGGGCGTGGGGCGTTCAGCGAG GTAGCGGTGGTGAAGATGAAACAGACGGGCCAAGTGTATGCCATGAAGATTATGAATAAGTGGGACATGCTGAAGAGAGGCGAG GTGTCGTGCTTCCGGGAAGAAAGGGATGTATTAGTGAAAGGGGACCGGCGCTGGATCACACAGCTGCACTTTGCCTTCCAGGATGAGAACTACCTG TACCTGGTCATGGAATACTACGTGGGCGGGGACCTGCTAACGCTGCTGAGCAAGTTTGGGGAGCGGATCCCCGCCGAGATGGCTCGCTTCTACCTGGCCGAGATTGTCATGGCCATAGACTCCGTGCACCGGCTGGGCTACGTGCACAG GGACATCAAACCAGATAACATTCTGCTGGACCGATGTGGGCACATTCGCCTGGCAGACTTCGGCTCCTGCCTCAAACTGCAGCCTGATGGAATG GTGAGGTCGCTGGTGGCTGTGGGCACCCCGGActacctgtctcctgagattctGCAGGCCGTTGGTGGAGGGCCTGGGGCAGGCAGCTACGGGCCAGAGTGTGACTGGTGGGCACTGGGCGTGTTCGCCTATGAGATGTTCTATGGGCAGACCCCCTTCTACGCGGACTCCACAGCCGAGACATATGCCAAGATTGTGCACTACAGG GAACACTTGTCGCTGCCGCTGGCAGACACAGTTGTCCCCGAGGAAGCTCAGGACCTCATTCGTGGGCTGCTGTGTCCTGCTGAGATAAGGCTAGGTCGAGGTGGGGCAGGTGATTTCCAGAAACATCCTTTCTTCTTTGGCCTTGATTGGGAGGGTCTCCGAGACAGTGTACCCCCCTTTACACCAGACTTCGAGGGTGCCACGGACACATGCAATTTCGATGTGGTGGAGGACCGGCTCACTGCCATG GAGACGCTGTCAGACATGCAGGAAGACATGCCCCTTGGGGTGCGCCTGCCCTTCGTGGGCTACTCCTACTGCTGCATGGCCTTCAG agACAATCAGGTCCCGGACCCCACCCCTATGGAACTAGAGGCCCTGCAGTTGCCTGTGTCAGACTTGCAAGGGCTTGACTTGCAGCCCCCAGTGTCCCCACCGGATCAAGTG GCTGAAGAGGCTGACCTAGTGGCTGTCCCTGCCCCTGTGGCTGAGGCAGAGACCACGGTAACGCTGCAGCAGCTCCAGGAAGCCCTGGAAGAAGAGGTTCTCACCCGGCAGAGCCTGAGCCGCGAGCTGGAGGCCATCCGGACCGCCAACCAGAACTTCTCCAG CCAACTACAGGAGGCCGAGGTCCGAAACCGAGACCTGGAGGCGCATGTTCGGCAGCTACAGGAACGGATGGAGATGCTGCAGGCCCCAGGAGCCGCAG cCATCACGGGGGTCCCCAGTCCCCGGGCCACGGATCCACCTTCCCAT ATTCCCGCACTGCCTCTCGCCCTGCTGCTGGGCTCCGATCGGGTCAcctgtcccttctctctccagCTAGATGGCCCCCCGGCCGTGGCTGTGGGCCAGTGCCCGCTGGTGGGGCCAGGCCCCATGCACCGCCGTCACCTGCTGCTCCCTGCCAGG ATCCCTAGGCCTGGCCTATCCGAGGCGCGTTGCCTGCTCCTGTTCGCCGCTGCTCTGGCTGCTGCCGCCACACTGGGCTGCACTGGGTTGGTGGCCTATACCGGCGGTCTCACCCCAGTCTGGTGTTTCCCGGGAGCCACCTTCGCCCCCTGA
- the Dmpk gene encoding myotonin-protein kinase isoform X5 yields MSAEVRLRQLQQLVLDPGFLGLEPLLDLLLGVHQELGASHLAQDKYVADFLQWVEPIAARLKEVRLQRDDFEILKVIGRGAFSEVAVVKMKQTGQVYAMKIMNKWDMLKRGEVSCFREERDVLVKGDRRWITQLHFAFQDENYLYLVMEYYVGGDLLTLLSKFGERIPAEMARFYLAEIVMAIDSVHRLGYVHRDIKPDNILLDRCGHIRLADFGSCLKLQPDGMVRSLVAVGTPDYLSPEILQAVGGGPGAGSYGPECDWWALGVFAYEMFYGQTPFYADSTAETYAKIVHYREHLSLPLADTVVPEEAQDLIRGLLCPAEIRLGRGGAGDFQKHPFFFGLDWEGLRDSVPPFTPDFEGATDTCNFDVVEDRLTAMETLSDMQEDMPLGVRLPFVGYSYCCMAFRDNQVPDPTPMELEALQLPVSDLQGLDLQPPVSPPDQVAEEADLVAVPAPVAEAETTVTLQQLQEALEEEVLTRQSLSRELEAIRTANQNFSSQLQEAEVRNRDLEAHVRQLQERMEMLQAPGAAAITGVPSPRATDPPSHLDGPPAVAVGQCPLVGPGPMHRRHLLLPARIPRPGLSEARCLLLFAAALAAAATLGCTGLVAYTGGLTPVWCFPGATFAP; encoded by the exons ATGTCAGCCGAAGTGCGGCTGAGGCAGCTCCAGCAGCTGGTGCTGGACCCAGGCTTCCTGGGACTGGAGCCCCTGCTCGACCTTCTCCTGGGCGTCCACCAGGAGCTGGGTGCCTCTCACCTAGCCCAGGACAAGTATGTGGCCGACTTCTTGCAGTGGG tgGAGCCCATTGCAGCAAGGCTTAAGGAGGTCCGACTGCAGAGGGATGATTTTGAGATTTTGAAGGTGATCGGGCGTGGGGCGTTCAGCGAG GTAGCGGTGGTGAAGATGAAACAGACGGGCCAAGTGTATGCCATGAAGATTATGAATAAGTGGGACATGCTGAAGAGAGGCGAG GTGTCGTGCTTCCGGGAAGAAAGGGATGTATTAGTGAAAGGGGACCGGCGCTGGATCACACAGCTGCACTTTGCCTTCCAGGATGAGAACTACCTG TACCTGGTCATGGAATACTACGTGGGCGGGGACCTGCTAACGCTGCTGAGCAAGTTTGGGGAGCGGATCCCCGCCGAGATGGCTCGCTTCTACCTGGCCGAGATTGTCATGGCCATAGACTCCGTGCACCGGCTGGGCTACGTGCACAG GGACATCAAACCAGATAACATTCTGCTGGACCGATGTGGGCACATTCGCCTGGCAGACTTCGGCTCCTGCCTCAAACTGCAGCCTGATGGAATG GTGAGGTCGCTGGTGGCTGTGGGCACCCCGGActacctgtctcctgagattctGCAGGCCGTTGGTGGAGGGCCTGGGGCAGGCAGCTACGGGCCAGAGTGTGACTGGTGGGCACTGGGCGTGTTCGCCTATGAGATGTTCTATGGGCAGACCCCCTTCTACGCGGACTCCACAGCCGAGACATATGCCAAGATTGTGCACTACAGG GAACACTTGTCGCTGCCGCTGGCAGACACAGTTGTCCCCGAGGAAGCTCAGGACCTCATTCGTGGGCTGCTGTGTCCTGCTGAGATAAGGCTAGGTCGAGGTGGGGCAGGTGATTTCCAGAAACATCCTTTCTTCTTTGGCCTTGATTGGGAGGGTCTCCGAGACAGTGTACCCCCCTTTACACCAGACTTCGAGGGTGCCACGGACACATGCAATTTCGATGTGGTGGAGGACCGGCTCACTGCCATG GAGACGCTGTCAGACATGCAGGAAGACATGCCCCTTGGGGTGCGCCTGCCCTTCGTGGGCTACTCCTACTGCTGCATGGCCTTCAG agACAATCAGGTCCCGGACCCCACCCCTATGGAACTAGAGGCCCTGCAGTTGCCTGTGTCAGACTTGCAAGGGCTTGACTTGCAGCCCCCAGTGTCCCCACCGGATCAAGTG GCTGAAGAGGCTGACCTAGTGGCTGTCCCTGCCCCTGTGGCTGAGGCAGAGACCACGGTAACGCTGCAGCAGCTCCAGGAAGCCCTGGAAGAAGAGGTTCTCACCCGGCAGAGCCTGAGCCGCGAGCTGGAGGCCATCCGGACCGCCAACCAGAACTTCTCCAG CCAACTACAGGAGGCCGAGGTCCGAAACCGAGACCTGGAGGCGCATGTTCGGCAGCTACAGGAACGGATGGAGATGCTGCAGGCCCCAGGAGCCGCAG cCATCACGGGGGTCCCCAGTCCCCGGGCCACGGATCCACCTTCCCAT CTAGATGGCCCCCCGGCCGTGGCTGTGGGCCAGTGCCCGCTGGTGGGGCCAGGCCCCATGCACCGCCGTCACCTGCTGCTCCCTGCCAGG ATCCCTAGGCCTGGCCTATCCGAGGCGCGTTGCCTGCTCCTGTTCGCCGCTGCTCTGGCTGCTGCCGCCACACTGGGCTGCACTGGGTTGGTGGCCTATACCGGCGGTCTCACCCCAGTCTGGTGTTTCCCGGGAGCCACCTTCGCCCCCTGA